The Couchioplanes caeruleus sequence AAGGATCGTTGCCAGCCCGAGGAACTCGGCCCGGTTGATCCGGCCGACGAAGCGGGTGAACAGCGCGAAGACGTTCACCGAGAGATCACGGGCCAGGGCGGAGGCGCCGTCGATGTCGCGCAGGTGCCGATCCTCCAGCCGGTAGGCGTGCACCGTACGCAGGCCCTGCATGCTCTCGACGAGCATCTGGGACCGTTCGGCGACCGCCGCCCGCTCCTGGGCGTACCGGGGCGCCGACCGCGGCAGATACCAGCGGAGGGCGGCCACGTAGAACGGCACCGCGAGGGCACCGGCAAGCCCGAGCCGCCAGTCGATGGCCGCCATCGCACCGAGGCTCAGCACGGCGAGCAGCACGGCCGAGATCAGCTCGGGCAACACCTCGGAGACGGCCTTGCCGATCGCCGCGATGTCGGCGCCCACCCGCGACAGCAGGTCGCCGCGGCCGGCGCGGTCGAGCACGAGCGCGGGCAGCCGCAGCGCGGTCGCCACGGTGCTCTCGCGCAGGTCGGCGAGCATCCGGGCACCGAGCCGGCCGGCCAGGTACGTGGACAACCCGGTCGCCGCCCCACCGACCACCGCGGCGACCACGATGACGACCGAGAGGCCGGCGATCGCGGAGGCGCCGGCGCCGGCCCGGACCCGGTCGACGAGCAGGCCCAGCGCGTACACGGGAGCGATCGAGGCGGCGGCCGCGAGCAGACCGGCCACCGCCGTGCCGGTCACCTCGCCGCGGCGTCCGCGCAGCTCGTTTCGCAGCCAGTCCCAGCTCTGCCTCGCGGAGGCGATCGGCAGGCTGTCCGCCCGTTCGTCGGTCATCGCAACACCAGCCGGCGGTAAAGGTCGTCGCAGGCACCGAGGTCGACATGCGCGCCCTCGGCGGTGACCACGCCGTCCCCGAGGACGACCACCCGGTCGGTGGCGGCGAGCAGGGCCGGGCTGCTGGTGATCACGACCGTGCCGAAGCCCGACCCCGGGCCGTGCCGCAGCGCGCGGATGCCCTGAGCGATGGCGTGCTCGGTGACCGCGTCGACGGCCGTGGTCGGGTCGTGCAGCACCAGCACCGGCGGCCGGGCGAGCAGGGCGCGGGCCAGGGCGACCCGCTGCCGCTGGCCACCGGAGAGGCTGGCGCCCCGCTCGGAGACCGGTGCGTCGAGACCACCGGGATGGGTCGCGACCACCTCGTCGGCCGCCGCCGCGGCGAGCGCCTCGGTGAGCGCGCCGCCGTCCGCGTGCACGGCCACGTTGGCCGCGAGGGTGCCGGTGAACAGGTCCGCGTGGTGGGGCTCCACCAGCAGCAGGCGCCGGGCCTGGTCCCGGTCGATCTCGTCGATCGGTACGCCGCCGAGCAGCACCGTACCCTCGTATCCGGCCGGGACGGCGAGCAGTTTGACCAGGGCCTCGGCGTCGGCCGGCCGGCGCGCCACGACGCCGACGAACTCACCGGGGCGCACGTGCAGGTCCAGACCCGCGAGCGGGCCGTGGCGCACCCCGCTCAGGTGCAGCTCGCACGGCCGGTCGGCGGGGGCCGCGGCGCCCTCCGGCAGGAGCAGACCGGCGTCGGCGACCTGGGCGACCCGGTCCGCCGACGCGCGCGCCCCGGCGATGAGGCCGGGCACGACCGCGAGCAACCCGAAGGGCTCGACGAGGAACTGCGCGGAGCCGATCACGGTGATGAACTGGCCGACGGTGATGCGGCCGGTGAGGGCGAACCACCCGGCGAGGATCGCGATGCCGCACGCCAGCAGCGTGCTGAGGGTGGTGGAGGCGGCGAGGTAGCCGCCCTGCGTCCGCGCGGCACGCAGGGTGGCGGCGAGCGAGCGGCGGCTCACCGCGCGGTAGCGGTCGGCGGCCGCTTCCTGCGCGCCGATGCCGCGCAGCGACCGCAGGCCGGAGACCAGATCGACGGCGAGCGAGGTGGCCCGACCCGCCTGCTCCTGCTGGTCGGCGACCCGCTTGGTGATCCGCGGGGAGCCGACCTGCAGCACGATCAGCACCACCGGCGTGGCGACCAGCACCGCGAGCCCCAGCGGTACGGAGATCAGCAGCAGCGTGACGGCACTCACCGCGGTGGCCACGACGGCGCCGGCGATCCGCGGCACGTAGTCGAGCAGGTACGACGTGTTGTCGGCGTCGGTCGTGGACACGGTCAGCAGGTCCCCGGCGCGCAGGTCGGTCCGGACCCCGCGCGGGTGCAGGATCTTCGCGGCGACCTCCACCCGCAGCAGGTGCGCCTCCTCGGCGATCGCCGCCACCAGCAGCCGCGACCCGAGCCGGTACGCCGAGGTCAGCACGGCGAAGACCAGGCCGAGCGCCCCGATCCACAGCGCCAGCGCGGTGCCGTCGCCCGGCGTGACGGCACGGTCGACGATCACGCCGACGAGGACCGGGATCGCCGCCTCGCAGGCCTGGAACACGCCGATGAGGGCGGTGCCGGCCGACAGGCGCCGGCCGTTGCGGCCGATCGTCCTGCGCAGGATGCGGCTGCCGGGTGACACGCTGACTCCTTCGCGCTGTCGCGGATGCGCCGGCTCTCCTCGACGGGGCCGTCCGCGCAGGGGAGGCTAGCCTAAGCCGGGGCGGCGAACCGTGAGCAGGCTCTCACCAGCGGTCGAGCAGCGCCGACAGGACGGCGAGCGCGGCCACTCCGGCGGTGGAGGTCCGCAGCACCGCGTCGCCGAGCCGCACCGGCTGCGCGCCGGCGGCGACGAACGCGCCCACCTCCTGGTCGCTGATCCCGCCCTCCGGGCCGACGACCAGCACGATCTCCCCCGCGGCCGGCAGCTTCGCCGCGGTCAGCCGGTCGGTCGCCTCCTCGTGCAGCACGAAGGCGGCAGTGGCGGCCGACAGCCGCGCGGCGGCCTGCTTGGTCGGCACGTCGGGGTCGCCGGAGACCACCGGCAGCCAGGGCCGGCGCGCCTGCTTGGCCGCCTCGCGCGCGGTGGAGACCCACTTCTCCCGGGCGCGTACGCCCCGGTCGCCGCGCCACTGCGCCACCGACCGCGACGCGGCCCAGGGCACGATCTCGTCGACCCCGATCTCCGTCATCGCCTGCACGGCGAGCTCGCCACGGTCTCCCTTCGCGATCCCCTGCACGACGACCAGCCGAGGATCCGGCGCCGGGGCGAAGGTCCGCTCCCCGACCTCGACGTCGACGCTGCCCCGGCCGACCCCGGTGACCTCGGCGCGCACCGAGCCACCCCGCCCGTCGGCGAGGATGAGCGCCTCACCGGTCCGGAGTCGCTGCACGTCGGCAGCGTGATGACCTTCCCGGCCCGACAGCGTGAAGCGCCGGGAGGTAGGCAGGTCCTCGACGAGGAACAGGGGTGCGGACACGGTCAGTGGCCGTTGAAGGCGTCCCGCATGCGCGAGAAGAACCCGCCCTGCTTGCTCAGCTCGGCCACGTCCTCGCCGCGCGTCTTGGCGAAGTCGCGCAGCATCCGCTCCTGGTCGGCGGTGAGCTTGGTCGGGGTCTTCACGTCCAGGTGCACGAAGAGGTCGCCGCGGCCCTGCCCGCGCAGATGCGGCACGCCCTTGCCGCGTACCCGCAGGGTCGATGCCGGCTGGGTGCCGGGCTTGACCTCGATGTTCTCCTCCGAGTCGAGGGTCTTGATGGTCAGTCGGGTGCCCAGGGCCGCGGCCGTCATCGGCAGCGTGACCCGGCAGTGCAGGTCGTCGCCCTTGCGGGAGTAGACGTCGTGCGGACGCTCGTGGATCTCCACGTAGAGGTCGCCGGCCGTGCCGCCGCCGGGGCCCACCTCGCCCTGCTGGGCCAGGCGGATCCGCATGCCGTCCTCGACGCCGGCCGGGATCTTGACGGTCAGCGAGCGCCGGGTCCGGATCCGGCCGTCGCCGGCGCAGGTCGGGCAGGGCTGCGGGATGACCGTGCCGTGGCCCTGGCAGTTCTGACAGGGGCGCGACGAGACGACCTGGCCCAGGAAGGTGCGCTGCACCGACTGGACCTCGCCCCGGCCGCCACAGGTCTCGCAGGTGGCCAGGTGGGTGCCGGGCGCGGTGCCGGCGCCGGAGCACTGGGTGCAGAGCACCGCGGTGTCGACCGTGATCGGCGCCTCGACCCCGAACGCGGTCTCGACCAGGTCGAGTTCCAGGCGCAGGATGGCGTCGGCACCGGGCCGCGTGCGCGGCCGCGGACCCCGGGCACCGCCGCCTCCCGCGGCCGTGCCGAAGAACGCGTCCATGATGTCCTGGAAGCCGACGAACGGGCCGGCGCCGCCGGGACCGCCCGGGCCCGCGCCCGCGCCGCCGCCGGGGGCGAGGGGGTCGCCGCCCAGGTCGACGATCTGCCGCTTCTGGTCGTCGGAGAGGACCTCGTAGGCGGCGTTGATGTCCTTGAACTTCTCGTGCGCCTCAGGGTCCGGATTGACGTCCGGGTGGTACTGACGGGCCAGCTTGCGGTAGGCACGCTTGATCTCGTCGTCGGTGGCTTCGCGGCTGATGCCGAGAATTCCGTAGTAGTCCTTGGCCACAGGGTTTCGAGTCCTCATGTCTGCCCCGCGCGGTAAAGCGCCGGAGACCGTCGTCGCTTGTGCGTCAGTGCCGTGCTGCCTGTTTCAGTTCTGGGCCAGCAGATCGCCAACGTAGCGTGCCACGGCGCGCACGGTGGCGATGGTGCCGGGGTAGTCCATCCGGGTCGGCCCCAGCACGCCGAGGCCACCAACGATTGTCGTACCCGGTCCGTAACCGGTGCTCACCACCGACGCCGCCCGCAGATTGTCGATCTCGTTCTCGTCGCCGATGCGGACCCGAGTCGTGCTCGGCTCCACCTCGCCGATGAGCTTGAGCAGGATGACCTCCTCCTCCAGGGCTTCCAGCACCGGGCGCAGCGAGCCCTGGAAGTCCAGGACGCCGCCGCGGGTCAGGTTGGCCGTGCCGGCCAGGGCGAGACGTTCGTCACTGCGCTCGACCAGGGTCTCCATGAGCACGGAGGCCACGCACGCCATCGTGCTGCGCTTCTCCGGGGCGGACTCGTCGACCAGGGCCTGCACCAGCGGCGGCGTGTCGGCGAGCTTCACCCCGGTCAGCTTGGCGTTGACCTTGCGCCGCATGTCCAGCACGTCGTCGGGGTGGGTCGGCTGGGGCAGCTCGAGGAGCCGCTGCTCGACCCGGCCGGTGTCGGCGATCATCACGAGCATGAGCCGGGTGCTGGAGATCGGCACCAGCTCGAGGTGGCGCACGGCGGAGCGCGAGAGGCTCGGATACTGCACGACGGCGACCTGGCGGGTGAGCTGGGCGAGCAGGCGCACCGTGCGGTGCACCACGTCGTCCAGGTCGACCGCGCCGGCGAGGAACCGCTCGATGGCCCTGCGCTCGGCCGGACTCAGCGCCTTGACCCGCGACAACCGGTCCACGAAGAGTCGGTAGCCGGCGTCGGTGGGCACCCGGCCCGCGCTGGTGTGCGGCTGGCGGATGTAGCCCTCCTCCTCCAGCACGGCCATGTCGTTGCGGACGGTGGCCGGGGAGACGCCGAGCTGGCGGCGCTCGACCAGGGCCTTGCTGCCGACCGGCTCCTGGGTGGCAACGTAGTCCTCGACGATGGCACGGAGCACCTCGAGCTTGCGGTCATCGAGACTCATGACCCCTCCCTCTTGTCCCTGGCACTCCGTCGAGTCGAGTGCCAGTCTACGACGCACCTGGCCCGCGCGCGATGATCGACCGATGATGTGGGAGCTACTTAGCCGAGTGTCTATTCTTCGGGCTACCTCGGGTGTTGCCCTCGCCACGACCGACCTGCGGTCATACCGTGTTCGCCATGACTGAACCGCCGCGCCCGCCCGGTGAGGGAAATCCCTCGGACCCCACCGCGCCGCTCAACCCATATCCGGGCAGCGACCCCACCGGGGCCGCCCCGCCGCCGCCCCCCACCTACGGAGCCCCTCAGCCCCCGCCCTACGGCACGACTCCCCCGCCGCCCACCTCCGGCGCGGGCGGATACGGTCCCCCGCCCGGTTCCGGCGCCCCGTACGGCGGCCCGCCGCCCGGACAGCCCTACGGCGCTCCCGGCGCCTACGGCCAGCAGCCCGGCTACCCGCCGCACGGCTACGGCCCGGGCGGCGGCGACGAGAAGACCTGGATCCTGGTCGCGCACTTCGGTGGTGCGGCGGGTGCCTTCCTCGGCGGCGGCTGCTCCGGCTGGATCGCCCCACTGGTCGCCATGCTCGCCAAGGGCAATCAGTCGCCGTACGTACGGGCCGAGGCGGTCAAGGCGCTGAACTTCCAGCTCCTCTGGACGATCATCGCGGTCATCGGCTACGCCACGATCTGCATCGGCATCGGCATCTTCGTCGCCATCGGGGCCTGGCTGGTCGCCACGATCCTGGGCGTCATCGCCGGCGTGAAGGCGAGCAACAACGAGCCGTACAACTATCCGATGTCGGTCTCGATGATCAAGTAGTGCGATGGGCGGCGCCGGCTCTCGGCGGTGCCGCCCCGCCAGACGAGTCAGACGAGGTCGCGGATCACGGCATCCGCCAGGAGGCGGCCCCGCAGGGTGAGAACGGCCCGGCCCCGCCCGTACGGGATCGGCTCCAGAAGCCCGTCCGCCAAGGCCCGCCGCGCCCCGTCCTCCCGGGCCAGGCCGAGCGGCAGCCCCTCGGCGAGCCGCAGCCGCAGCATGACCTCCTCGATCCTGCGGTCCTCGCCGGTCAGCACCTCCCGGCCGAGCCCGGGCGAGACCCCGTCGGCCAGCCTCTTCGCGTACGCGGAAGGGTGCTTGACGTTCCACCACCGCACCCCGCCGACGTGGCTGTGCGCGCCCGGACCGAGGCCCCACCAGTCGCCACCGGTCCAGTACAGGCGGTTGTGCCGGCAGCGCGCCTCCTCGGACGTCGCCCAGTTGGAGACCTCGTACCAGGAGAATCCCGCCGCGGAGAGGGCACGCTCGGCGGCCAGGTAGCGGTCGGCCGCGACGTCGTCCTCCGGGTACGGCAGCTCGCCGCGGCGCATCCGGGCGGCGATCCGTGTGCCGTCCTCGACGATCAGCGAGTACGCGCTGACATGATCGACCCCGGCCCCGATCACGGCGTCGAGCGAGGCGGCGAAGTCGTCGGCGGTCTCCCCCGGCGTCCCGTAGATCAGGTCCAGGTTGACGTGGTCGAAGCCGGCCTCCCGGGCCTCCTCGGCGGCCCGAGGCGCCCGCCCGGCGGTGTGCCGGCGGTCGAGGATCGCGAGCACGCCGGGCGATGCCGACTGCATGCCCAGCGAGATGCGGTTGTAGCCGGCCTTGCGCAGCGCCTGCAGCGAGGCCGGGGTCACCGACTCGGGGTTCGCCTCCGTGGTGATCTCCGCGTCCGCCGCCAGACCCCAGATGCGGTCGATGCCCTCCAGGATCCGGCCCAGGTCGGCCGGGTCGAGCAGGGTGGGCGTGCCGCCGCCGACGAAGACGGTGTCGACCCGCGCCCGCAGGATCCCGCCGGCGAGCTCGAGCTCGCGCAGCACCGTGTCCGCGTACTCGTCCCGGCTCGCCCCGCCGCCCAGCTCACTCGCCGTGTACGTGTTGAAGTCGCAGTAGCCGCACCGGCTCGCGCAGAACGGCACGTGGACGTATACGCCGAAGCCGTGGCGCCCGGCCTCGCGCAGCGCCGGGGCGGGCAGCGAGCCGTCGGCCGGTACGGGCTCGCCGTCGGGCAGGGGACCTGGCATCTGCCAAGTGTGCACGGACACCGTTAGGGTTCGGTCATGGCTCTGGTCCGTACCGTCACCGACGCCGGGGTTACCACCCTGACGCTGGACAGCCCCTCGAACCGCAACGCGCTGTCCTCCCAGCTCATGACCGATCTGCTCAACGGCCTCGCCGCCGCGCTGACCGACGCCGGCGTCCGGGCGGTGGTGATCTCCCATACCGGCCCGGTGTTCTGCTCCGGCGCCGACCTGAAGGAGACCGCCGAGGCCCGGGAGAACGGCCGGGTGCCGGCCGAGCTGCTCGCCGACGTGCTGGCGGCGATCTGGGAGTTCCCCAAGCCCGTCGTGGCCCGGGTCGGCGGTCCGGCCCGCGCCGGCGGGCTCGGCCTGGTCGCCGCCGCCGACATCGCCGTCTGCACCCGCGACGCCACCTTCGCCTTCTCCGAGGTACGGCTCGGTGTGATCCCGTCCGTGATCAGTGCCACGGTGCTGCCGCGGCTGGCGCCCCGGGCCGCCGCCGAGCTGTACCTGACCGGGAACGTGTTCGACGGCGCCCGGGCGGAGCAGATCGGTCTGGTCACCGCCGCGGTCGAGGCCGAGGGCCTGGATGCGGCCGTGAGCGCGTACTGCGACTCCCTGGTCAAGGGCGGTCCCCTCGCGCTGGCCGGCACCAAGCAGTTGTTGCGCCGCCCCCCGGGCGGGTCCATCCGTGCCGATCTCGCCGAGCTGTCCGAGCGCTCCGCGGCATACTTCAAGTCCGACGAGGGACGCGAAGGGGTGACCGCCTTCCGGGAGAAGCGCCCGGCGAGCTGGGTGCCGGTCACGTAAGAGGCAGGCGATCGTTGTCTACGCTTGTCGCCGACGACAAGGGGAGGCAGCGGTGAAGCGGAAGCCGGTCGCGGTGGCCGTAGTGGTCATCCTCATCGGTGCGCTCGGCCTGTTCTTCGCCGGCAAGTCCTTCACCGGCGGGCTCAAGCTGCCACGGCTCGGACCGGAGTGCACGGTCCGGGCCGACGGCGAGGTCACCCTCGACTCCGTGCAGATGGCTAACGCGGCGACGATCTCGGCCGTCGGCATGCGGCGCAAGATGCCCGAGCGGGCCGTCGTGGTAGCGCTGGCCACCGCCTTCCAGGAATCCAAGCTGGAGAATCTGGACACCGGCGACCGTGACTCGCTCGGCCTCTTCCAGCAGCGGCCCAGCCAGGGGTGGGGCACCCCGGAGAAGATCCAGGACCCTCGGTACGCGGCGGACAAGTTCTACGCCGCGCTCAAGAAGGTCAAGGGCTGGAAGACGATGCGGGTCACGGACGCGGCGCAGAAGGTGCAGCGGTCGGCGTTCCCGAACGCGTACGAGAAGTGGGCCGACGAGTCCGAGGTGCTCGCCCGCGCGCTCACCGGGCGGGCGACCGGCGCCGTCGAGTGCACGGTCAGCGGCAAGCCCGCGCTGCGGGGCGCGGCCGCGGCGGCCGCTTTGGCGGAGGTGTTCACCCTGGACTGGGGCATCGAGGCGACGACGGCGGCCGACGTCACCGTCGCCGTCAAGGACCCGAGCTCGGGCTGGCGCTACGCGCACTGGCTGGTGTCGCACGCCGAAACCACCGGCCTCGAACGGGTACGTTTCGCCGACCGCGAATGGACCGCGCCGGACGGGAAGTGGCAGCCCGTAACCGGCGACCGCCGGGTCGGCAGCGAGACGGTGGTGGCCGAGGTCTTCCGCTGACCTGCGGCGTTCCTGGATTCATTCCTGTATTCACGAGGATGCGCACCGGTCGGCGTCGTCGCGTACGGCTTTCCTGGTCATAGCGCTGCGTATACATCGACATGGACAGACAGCGACCGTACTGGTACTAGTTACTTCCGTGCTCCAAGCCCTGGAATGGATCCTGTTCGGAGCCGCGAGCGTCGGAGCCTTCGCCGTCGGGCTGAGCCGCCACCGGCCGGCCCGCCTCGCACCCTGGCTCCTGCTCGCCGCATCGATCGTCTGCCTCACCGTCGGTGATGTCTGTTACGCGCTGGCCGCGCGCGACGCCGCGTCGATCTTCTACCTGACGATGTTCGTCTTCGTGGCGCTCGCGCTGCTGCAGTTCACCCGCAGAGGCGCCCTGCTCATGAGCCGCGCCCGACTCATCGACCTGCTCGCCGCCGCCTGCGCGGCCCTGCTCGTCGGATGGGTCTTCCTGATCGGCGACAGCGGCAGGATCGGCGCCATCTCCGCGACGGACGTGATCGGCGCGCTGCTGCTCATCGGGGTCACCGTCCGGCTGGCGGCGGCGGCCTGGTTCAACTGGTCGGCCCTGCTGCTCTGCACGGGCGCGATCGGCATGCTCGCCAGCGACGTCGCGTACGGCCTGGACCCACGGTGGCCGAGCGAGATCGGCTACATGGTCCTCTACGTCGCGTGGGGCGCGGCCGCCCTGCACCCCTCGATGGTCCGCCTGACCAGCCCGATCCCGACACACCCGCCCCCGTGGCAGGGCCGCTGGGCGGCGCTGCTGGGCCTCTCGGTCGCCACACCCCCGCTGGTCCTGCTGGTCGAGGCGGTGTCGGGCACGGTCACCGACGGCGTGGTCATCGCGGTGGCCTCCACCCTTACCCTGGTGCTGACGATCACCCGCCTCGCCGACTCGGTCACGCTCAACAGCCAGGCCCTGGTCCGCGAACGAGCCCTGCGCGAGGCCAGCGCGGCCCTGGTCGCCGCCGCGGACGAGGCCGCCGTCGACCGCGCCGTCCACGGAGCGGTGGCCCAGCTCCTGCCTCCGAACGACCTGACGCGCGTGGTGTTCGCCACCGACGACCGCCAGCTCGCCCTCGAGGCCTTACCCCCGGCGGCGAGCGGCCCCCGCCCGCGCAGCTGGTGGCTCGATCCTTCCCACTCCCCCGACTCCAGGGAAGCAGGCGACGTCACGCTGGTGTGCCCCCTCTGGCTCGAACCCCTGGCGGTCGCCCGCCCCAGCGGCGGCGCCCTCGTCCTCGAGGGCCGCCGCGACATCCTGGCCGC is a genomic window containing:
- the hemW gene encoding radical SAM family heme chaperone HemW; its protein translation is MPGPLPDGEPVPADGSLPAPALREAGRHGFGVYVHVPFCASRCGYCDFNTYTASELGGGASRDEYADTVLRELELAGGILRARVDTVFVGGGTPTLLDPADLGRILEGIDRIWGLAADAEITTEANPESVTPASLQALRKAGYNRISLGMQSASPGVLAILDRRHTAGRAPRAAEEAREAGFDHVNLDLIYGTPGETADDFAASLDAVIGAGVDHVSAYSLIVEDGTRIAARMRRGELPYPEDDVAADRYLAAERALSAAGFSWYEVSNWATSEEARCRHNRLYWTGGDWWGLGPGAHSHVGGVRWWNVKHPSAYAKRLADGVSPGLGREVLTGEDRRIEEVMLRLRLAEGLPLGLAREDGARRALADGLLEPIPYGRGRAVLTLRGRLLADAVIRDLV
- a CDS encoding 16S rRNA (uracil(1498)-N(3))-methyltransferase, which produces MSAPLFLVEDLPTSRRFTLSGREGHHAADVQRLRTGEALILADGRGGSVRAEVTGVGRGSVDVEVGERTFAPAPDPRLVVVQGIAKGDRGELAVQAMTEIGVDEIVPWAASRSVAQWRGDRGVRAREKWVSTAREAAKQARRPWLPVVSGDPDVPTKQAAARLSAATAAFVLHEEATDRLTAAKLPAAGEIVLVVGPEGGISDQEVGAFVAAGAQPVRLGDAVLRTSTAGVAALAVLSALLDRW
- the dnaJ gene encoding molecular chaperone DnaJ, with amino-acid sequence MAKDYYGILGISREATDDEIKRAYRKLARQYHPDVNPDPEAHEKFKDINAAYEVLSDDQKRQIVDLGGDPLAPGGGAGAGPGGPGGAGPFVGFQDIMDAFFGTAAGGGGARGPRPRTRPGADAILRLELDLVETAFGVEAPITVDTAVLCTQCSGAGTAPGTHLATCETCGGRGEVQSVQRTFLGQVVSSRPCQNCQGHGTVIPQPCPTCAGDGRIRTRRSLTVKIPAGVEDGMRIRLAQQGEVGPGGGTAGDLYVEIHERPHDVYSRKGDDLHCRVTLPMTAAALGTRLTIKTLDSEENIEVKPGTQPASTLRVRGKGVPHLRGQGRGDLFVHLDVKTPTKLTADQERMLRDFAKTRGEDVAELSKQGGFFSRMRDAFNGH
- a CDS encoding PAS domain S-box protein; the protein is MLQALEWILFGAASVGAFAVGLSRHRPARLAPWLLLAASIVCLTVGDVCYALAARDAASIFYLTMFVFVALALLQFTRRGALLMSRARLIDLLAAACAALLVGWVFLIGDSGRIGAISATDVIGALLLIGVTVRLAAAAWFNWSALLLCTGAIGMLASDVAYGLDPRWPSEIGYMVLYVAWGAAALHPSMVRLTSPIPTHPPPWQGRWAALLGLSVATPPLVLLVEAVSGTVTDGVVIAVASTLTLVLTITRLADSVTLNSQALVRERALREASAALVAAADEAAVDRAVHGAVAQLLPPNDLTRVVFATDDRQLALEALPPAASGPRPRSWWLDPSHSPDSREAGDVTLVCPLWLEPLAVARPSGGALVLEGRRDILAASRDALEVLAGQAALALDRISLVDAVGRRDSDLYLRAVIRNTADIMLVVDDDQVIRYASPALHDLMGTDELPPFATLLDLVHPDDTSHVRRALREDGDGVLYCALRRPDDTQILVEATYRDLRGDRLVQGFVVTIRDVTRAHDPVERIPHVEHVDALPAWVNRRSAQHKFRY
- a CDS encoding enoyl-CoA hydratase-related protein codes for the protein MALVRTVTDAGVTTLTLDSPSNRNALSSQLMTDLLNGLAAALTDAGVRAVVISHTGPVFCSGADLKETAEARENGRVPAELLADVLAAIWEFPKPVVARVGGPARAGGLGLVAAADIAVCTRDATFAFSEVRLGVIPSVISATVLPRLAPRAAAELYLTGNVFDGARAEQIGLVTAAVEAEGLDAAVSAYCDSLVKGGPLALAGTKQLLRRPPGGSIRADLAELSERSAAYFKSDEGREGVTAFREKRPASWVPVT
- a CDS encoding ABC transporter ATP-binding protein, with translation MSPGSRILRRTIGRNGRRLSAGTALIGVFQACEAAIPVLVGVIVDRAVTPGDGTALALWIGALGLVFAVLTSAYRLGSRLLVAAIAEEAHLLRVEVAAKILHPRGVRTDLRAGDLLTVSTTDADNTSYLLDYVPRIAGAVVATAVSAVTLLLISVPLGLAVLVATPVVLIVLQVGSPRITKRVADQQEQAGRATSLAVDLVSGLRSLRGIGAQEAAADRYRAVSRRSLAATLRAARTQGGYLAASTTLSTLLACGIAILAGWFALTGRITVGQFITVIGSAQFLVEPFGLLAVVPGLIAGARASADRVAQVADAGLLLPEGAAAPADRPCELHLSGVRHGPLAGLDLHVRPGEFVGVVARRPADAEALVKLLAVPAGYEGTVLLGGVPIDEIDRDQARRLLLVEPHHADLFTGTLAANVAVHADGGALTEALAAAAADEVVATHPGGLDAPVSERGASLSGGQRQRVALARALLARPPVLVLHDPTTAVDAVTEHAIAQGIRALRHGPGSGFGTVVITSSPALLAATDRVVVLGDGVVTAEGAHVDLGACDDLYRRLVLR
- a CDS encoding DUF4870 domain-containing protein, which codes for MTEPPRPPGEGNPSDPTAPLNPYPGSDPTGAAPPPPPTYGAPQPPPYGTTPPPPTSGAGGYGPPPGSGAPYGGPPPGQPYGAPGAYGQQPGYPPHGYGPGGGDEKTWILVAHFGGAAGAFLGGGCSGWIAPLVAMLAKGNQSPYVRAEAVKALNFQLLWTIIAVIGYATICIGIGIFVAIGAWLVATILGVIAGVKASNNEPYNYPMSVSMIK
- the hrcA gene encoding heat-inducible transcriptional repressor HrcA encodes the protein MSLDDRKLEVLRAIVEDYVATQEPVGSKALVERRQLGVSPATVRNDMAVLEEEGYIRQPHTSAGRVPTDAGYRLFVDRLSRVKALSPAERRAIERFLAGAVDLDDVVHRTVRLLAQLTRQVAVVQYPSLSRSAVRHLELVPISSTRLMLVMIADTGRVEQRLLELPQPTHPDDVLDMRRKVNAKLTGVKLADTPPLVQALVDESAPEKRSTMACVASVLMETLVERSDERLALAGTANLTRGGVLDFQGSLRPVLEALEEEVILLKLIGEVEPSTTRVRIGDENEIDNLRAASVVSTGYGPGTTIVGGLGVLGPTRMDYPGTIATVRAVARYVGDLLAQN